The Argiope bruennichi chromosome 9, qqArgBrue1.1, whole genome shotgun sequence genome contains a region encoding:
- the LOC129984133 gene encoding proteasome subunit beta type-6-like: MNSVLNMCDDTALDFMNTEESTGTTIMAVEFDGGVVIGADSRTTMGAYVSNRVTDKLTKLTDQIYVCRSGSAADTKAIASIVAYRLDMLSMELGEPVTVKTAANDLKQIIYNYRESLSASMIVAGWDRRLGGQVYCVPMGGMVSREPCCIGGSGSGYIYGFMDTHFRKGMDKDSCIELVLKAISLAMWRDGSSGGVIRMGIITEKGIERKLFLGDQVPKYY; this comes from the exons ATGAATTCTGTTTTGAATATGTGTGATGATACAGCTTTAGATTTCATGAATACAGAAGAGTCTACTGGC ACTACCATCATGGCTGTAGAATTTGATGGAGGTGTTGTAATAGGTGCAGATTCTCGAACGACTATGGG AGCGTATGTTTCAAACCGTGTGACAGATAAATTGACCAAGCTTACAGATCAAATTTATGTTTGTCGATCTGGATCTGCGGCTGATACTAAAGCTATTGCGTCCATTGTAGCATATCGTCTGGATATGTTAAG TATGGAATTAGGTGAACCTGTTACAGTGAAAACTGCGGCAaatgatttgaaacaaattatttacaattatcgTGAATCACTCTCTGCTAGTATGATTGTTGCTGGTTGGGATAGAAGATTAGGAGGAcaa gttTATTGTGTTCCTATGGGTGGCATGGTATCTCGAGAACCTTGTTGCATTGGTGGATCTGGGAGTGGTTATATATATGGATTCATGGATACACATTTCAGAAAGGGCATGGATAAAGACAGTTGCATTGAATTAGTATTAAAAg caatttctCTGGCCATGTGGAGAGATGGTTCTAGTGGTGGTGTCATCCGTATGGGCATCATCACAGAGAAGGGCATTGAAAGGAAGTTATTCCTTGGAGATCAAGTTCCAAAATACTATTAA
- the LOC129983754 gene encoding xyloside xylosyltransferase 1-like: MQLHSWARSRLTRIFMIILVFVLLSAFLLVNDSFVKKIKSHKLPGSCILCPLKRNTTYQTKAEILHFSIFLSRNVHHHPVDVLFFFVHANNNPRLKRKFNHCLSSLLKHATPALHLHILTDHASLNSAVEILKDSARLATTAIQVSLYDVNIFMTPLEELINTLVPHFSFKPGAYYSDGLFYISVGLFKVMNLKKVIVIDADVKFLSDIKLLYEYFDKFPSEAIIGIAREQQPVYRHILHEYRRLHNGTRLGDPPPDGITGFNSGVLLLDLDKMRNSSSYLDIINNSSIVLELIKQYKFRGHLGDQDFYTLVSFEYPDLFYILPCTWNRQLCKWWKYHGYQNIFDLYYSCPEKANILHGNCNSIIPDS, from the exons atgcaATTACATTCATGGGCTCGTTCCAGATTAACAAGAATATTCATGATAATTTTAGTTTTCGTTCTATTAAGTGCATTTCTTCTAGTTAATGATtcttttgttaagaaaattaaatctcatAAATTACCGGGTTCTTGCATTTTATGTCCTTTGAAAAGAAATACAACGTATCAAACCAAAGCAGAGATATtgcattttagcatttttttatcaagaaatgtTCATCATCATCCTGTtgatgttcttttcttttttgtgcaTGCCAACAACAACCCGAGACTGAAAAGGAAATTCAATCATTGTCTGTCATCCCTTTTAAAACATGCAACACCTGCATTGCATTTACACATACTTACAGATCATGCTAGTTTAAACTCTgctgttgaaatattaaaagatagtGCACGATTGGCTACAACAGCTATTCAG gtCAGCTTATatgatgttaatatttttatgacaccTCTAGAAGAACTCATCAATACTTTAGTGCCACATTTTAGTTTTAAACCAGGTGCATATTATAGTGatggattattttatatttcagttggATTATTCAAAGTTATGAATCTAAAAAAAGTTATAGTGATAGATgctgatgtaaaatttttaagtgatataaaattgttatatgaatattttgataaatttccttcTGAAGCAATAATAGGTATTGCAAGAGAGCAACAACCTGTTTATCGCCATATACTGCACGAGTATCGTCGACTTCATAATGGCACAAGATTAGGAGATCCACCCCCAGATGGGATCACAGGATTCAACAGTGGGGTTTTATTGCTTGATTTAGATAAGATGAGAAATTCTTCATCATATTTGGACATCATTAACAACTCATCAATTGTTTTAGAACTtattaagcaatataaatttcGAGGGCATCTTGGTGATCAAGACTTTTACACCTTAGTTAGTTTTGAATATCCagatcttttttacattttacctTGCACTTGGAATAGACAACTTTGCAAGTGGTGGAAATATCATGggtatcaaaatatatttgatttatattattcttgTCCTGAGAAGGCAAATATTTTACATGGAAATTGTAATTCCATTATTCCAGATTCTTGA